The Candidatus Omnitrophota bacterium sequence AAACAACCTTTACGTTGATCCCTTCTTCAATAAGCAAATCAAGGCTGCGCAACATCGCAAGCTCACCAGCATCGTCCCCATCAAATAGCATAACAATATTTTCTGTATATCGACGAATAAGACGAATTTGCTCCGTTGTTAACGCTGTTCCTAAAGATGCAACAATGTTTTCAAATCCTTCCTGAAATGGCGTTAAAAAGTCCATATATCCTTCGACGACAACAACATAATCTTCTTTAGCAACAGCGTTCTTTGATAAATAAAATCCATACAGATGTTCCCCTTTAACATAAACAGGGGTTTCTGGTGAATTAATATATTTCGCCGTTGCATTTTCTTCCATGGCACGCGCACCAAACCCGACGCAACGACAGCGTATATCAAAAATCGGAAAAATAACACGATTACGAAAACGATCATAAAAACCTTCGCCGCGCTCTTTAGAAACCACAAGCCCTGATTTCTCCATCTCTAAAAGACTAATCTCTTTTGATCGCAAGAAAGAAATTAAATTTTCCCATCCATCGGGGGCAAAACCAATCTTAAGCTTTTGTGCTGTTTCGAGGCGAACACCTCTTTTTTTAAGATATTCCTTTGCCTGATCAGCGCCCTTATCTCCAGTCAACAAAATATTGTGAAAAAAATCTGCAGCCAACTCATTACTTTTAAAAACAGTTTCTCTGATGCTCTTTGTTTTGCTTCCAGCTTCGCTGTGCGTTTCTGGAATAATGATGCCTGCACGTTGTGCAAGCTGACGCAATGCCGTTGGAAAATCAATCCGATCATGCTGCATTACAAAGCTAATCACATTGCCCCCTGCCCCACAACCAAAACAATGAAAAATTTGCTTATCTCGATTAACAACAAACGATGGCGTTTTCTCATGATGAAATGGACAGCAAGCCTTAAAATTTCGTCCCGCTTTCTTAAGTGAAAGATATTCAGAAATCGTCTCTACGATATCACATCGATCTAACACTTGGCTAATAATTTCGTCTGGAATTAATCCCATCAGCGCCTAACTCTCTTAAATCCTGAGCACTCAACAAACTCTATTGTTTTCGCTTTTTTCTCTAACTTATCGAACAAAAGATTCAAACCTAGATTATCACTTGCAAT is a genomic window containing:
- the dnaG gene encoding DNA primase, producing the protein MGLIPDEIISQVLDRCDIVETISEYLSLKKAGRNFKACCPFHHEKTPSFVVNRDKQIFHCFGCGAGGNVISFVMQHDRIDFPTALRQLAQRAGIIIPETHSEAGSKTKSIRETVFKSNELAADFFHNILLTGDKGADQAKEYLKKRGVRLETAQKLKIGFAPDGWENLISFLRSKEISLLEMEKSGLVVSKERGEGFYDRFRNRVIFPIFDIRCRCVGFGARAMEENATAKYINSPETPVYVKGEHLYGFYLSKNAVAKEDYVVVVEGYMDFLTPFQEGFENIVASLGTALTTEQIRLIRRYTENIVMLFDGDDAGELAMLRSLDLLIEEGINVKVVSLEGKKDPDSFVREFGIEKFREQVLCADTLFDYKMNVLSRRYDKQTVEGKARISAEMLSTIQKFKNEVIKQEYVKKLAQRLGVSQNALLIELGKIKGSSSGEIEVVKKKAQKESIRGAERNLLRLLLEQEHMIPSVLAEVEIDDFQDDQVRPIIEQIFDLSKTQKDFNVAKLVHFFDDQETTHFISGLMASSDFESADKEVLKKDYINRIKNDRVKTQRKDLCFQIQQAEADGDHQRLEELKRVFNQLMKRS